Proteins encoded together in one Flavobacteriales bacterium window:
- a CDS encoding tRNA glutamyl-Q synthetase encodes MNFLLTDRLARRAGASLRLRIDDLDAERERPTYVQDIFEGLAWLGIRPDVGPRDAEDHRLHGSQQLRIPRYRELADALRSAGEVYACGCSRQQRATLLAAGVTTCGCRTAGSDLDDGTLAWRVRIPEDAEVTVHGLFGPARSERPFAWLPDPVVMLRAQDGRPRRPAYQLASLADDVDHDITFIVRGEDLFPSTLVQLHLARVLGLSAFAAVRFLHHPLLTDDRGAKLSKSEGATSLRAMRLAGHGPQTLIAEADAMLRQLAAGA; translated from the coding sequence GTGAACTTCCTGCTCACCGACCGCCTGGCCCGGCGCGCCGGAGCCAGCCTGCGCCTGCGCATCGACGACCTCGATGCCGAACGGGAGCGCCCGACCTATGTGCAGGACATCTTCGAAGGCCTGGCGTGGCTGGGCATCCGTCCGGACGTGGGCCCGCGCGATGCCGAGGACCACCGCCTGCACGGGTCGCAACAGCTCCGGATCCCGCGCTACCGGGAGCTGGCCGATGCCCTGCGGTCCGCAGGTGAGGTGTACGCGTGCGGTTGTTCGCGCCAGCAACGGGCGACCCTGTTGGCGGCGGGTGTCACCACCTGCGGCTGCCGCACCGCCGGGTCCGACCTGGATGATGGGACCCTGGCATGGCGGGTGCGGATCCCTGAGGACGCCGAGGTGACCGTCCACGGCCTGTTCGGTCCGGCCCGCAGCGAGCGGCCGTTCGCGTGGCTGCCGGACCCGGTGGTGATGCTGCGGGCACAGGATGGGCGCCCCCGCCGACCAGCGTATCAGCTAGCCTCCCTGGCGGATGACGTGGACCACGACATCACGTTCATCGTGCGTGGCGAGGACCTCTTCCCCAGCACCTTGGTGCAGCTCCATCTGGCGCGCGTGTTGGGGCTGTCCGCGTTCGCGGCCGTACGGTTCCTGCACCACCCGCTGCTCACGGACGACCGCGGGGCCAAGCTCAGCAAATCGGAAGGGGCGACCAGCCTGCGCGCCATGCGCCTCGCGGGTCACGGACCGCAGACCCTGATCGCTGAGGCTGACGCGATGCTCAGGCAGCTTGCCGCCGGGGCCTGA
- a CDS encoding acyl-CoA desaturase, with the protein MTAILLFFILHWYLSLFVQTFYLHRYAAHHMFTMSPFWEKAFHVLTFIAQGSSYLSPYAYGVLHRLHHAYADTEQDPHSPKYDPSLFSMMWRTKTIYHQLFDRSMSVEERFTKGVPQWRAFEVFADAWPTRIAWILCYTAFYVVFAPSLWWYPLLPLHYVMGPLHGAIINWYAHKYGYRNYEVSDTSRNMWPVEVLVMGEGLHNNHHAQSGRANFAAKWWEFDPTWPIIRVLNGLRIIRLRPAAVPFSEVRPRRQAA; encoded by the coding sequence ATGACCGCGATCCTCCTCTTCTTCATCCTCCACTGGTACCTGAGCCTCTTCGTGCAGACCTTCTACCTGCACCGCTATGCCGCGCACCACATGTTCACGATGAGCCCCTTCTGGGAGAAGGCGTTCCACGTGCTCACCTTCATCGCCCAGGGCAGCAGCTACCTGAGCCCATACGCCTACGGAGTGCTGCACCGGCTTCACCACGCCTACGCGGACACCGAGCAGGACCCGCACTCCCCGAAGTACGACCCCAGCCTGTTCAGCATGATGTGGCGCACCAAGACCATCTACCACCAACTGTTCGACCGGTCGATGTCGGTGGAGGAACGCTTCACCAAAGGGGTGCCCCAATGGCGCGCGTTCGAGGTGTTCGCCGACGCGTGGCCCACCCGCATCGCCTGGATCCTATGCTACACGGCCTTCTATGTGGTCTTCGCCCCCAGCCTGTGGTGGTATCCGCTGCTGCCGCTGCACTACGTGATGGGCCCGCTGCATGGAGCCATCATCAACTGGTACGCCCACAAGTACGGGTACCGCAACTACGAGGTGAGCGACACCAGCCGCAACATGTGGCCCGTGGAAGTGCTCGTGATGGGCGAAGGCCTGCACAACAATCACCATGCGCAGAGCGGACGGGCCAACTTCGCGGCCAAGTGGTGGGAGTTCGACCCCACCTGGCCCATCATCCGGGTGCTGAACGGCCTGCGGATCATCCGGCTTCGGCCGGCCGCCGTGCCCTTTAGCGAGGTCAGGCCCCGGCGGCAAGCTGCCTGA
- the dnaJ gene encoding molecular chaperone DnaJ: MSKRDPYEVLGVARTASADEIKKAYRKQAIKFHPDKNPGDKAAEEKFKEAAEAYEILSDPEKKARYDRFGHQAPGGFGGGGHAGGMSMDDIFSHFGDIFGEAFGGGAFGGFGGGRGRGGRVIKGSNLRVRLKLTLEEIALGAEKKIKVTKLVRGKGSEYGVCGTCKGTGQVTRVQSTFLGAMQTVSTCPACGGIGQTVSKRAPGSDEHGLVREEVVVPIRIPAGVEEGMQLNISGMGNEAPAGGVPGDLLVVIEEEAHPDLKRDGLHLHHEAFISMPDAALGTTIEVPLVQGRAKVKIEPGTQSNHTLRLRGKGLPGLNGHGPGDLLVHVAVWTPTDLTKAERDALEKLRQSPGFQPRPTAKDKGFFERVREMFGH, from the coding sequence ATGAGCAAGCGCGATCCCTACGAGGTCCTGGGCGTGGCCCGCACCGCGAGCGCCGACGAGATCAAGAAGGCCTACCGCAAGCAGGCCATCAAGTTCCACCCGGACAAGAACCCGGGCGACAAAGCCGCCGAGGAGAAGTTCAAGGAGGCCGCCGAGGCCTACGAGATCCTCAGCGACCCCGAGAAGAAGGCCCGCTACGACCGCTTCGGCCATCAGGCCCCGGGCGGCTTCGGAGGCGGCGGCCATGCCGGTGGCATGTCGATGGACGACATCTTCAGCCACTTCGGCGACATCTTCGGTGAGGCCTTCGGCGGCGGTGCCTTCGGAGGCTTCGGAGGCGGACGCGGGCGTGGTGGCCGGGTCATCAAGGGCAGCAACCTCCGGGTGCGTTTGAAGCTCACCCTGGAGGAGATCGCCCTCGGCGCGGAGAAGAAGATCAAGGTGACCAAGCTGGTGCGCGGCAAGGGCAGCGAGTACGGCGTCTGCGGCACCTGCAAAGGCACCGGCCAGGTGACGCGCGTGCAGAGCACCTTCCTGGGCGCCATGCAGACCGTGAGCACCTGCCCGGCCTGCGGCGGCATCGGCCAGACCGTGAGCAAGCGGGCCCCGGGCAGCGACGAGCACGGCCTTGTGCGCGAGGAGGTGGTGGTGCCCATCCGGATCCCCGCCGGCGTGGAGGAGGGCATGCAGCTCAACATCAGCGGCATGGGCAACGAAGCCCCGGCCGGCGGTGTGCCGGGCGACCTCCTGGTGGTGATCGAGGAAGAGGCCCATCCCGACCTGAAGCGCGATGGCCTGCACCTGCACCATGAAGCCTTCATCAGCATGCCCGACGCCGCGCTCGGCACCACCATCGAGGTGCCCTTGGTGCAGGGCCGCGCCAAGGTGAAGATCGAACCCGGCACCCAGAGCAACCACACCTTGCGCCTGCGCGGCAAGGGACTGCCCGGCCTCAACGGCCATGGCCCCGGCGACCTCCTGGTGCATGTGGCCGTGTGGACGCCCACGGACCTCACCAAGGCCGAGCGCGACGCCTTGGAGAAGCTGCGGCAAAGCCCCGGTTTCCAACCGCGGCCCACCGCCAAGGACAAGGGCTTCTTCGAGCGCGTGCGGGAGATGTTCGGCCACTGA
- a CDS encoding nucleotide exchange factor GrpE has translation MRRIFGKARKPMTDRPQAAAEAEHPAKPTTHALPADAADEARKDALTAASEAAAEHVMHDAEADGREDINTLQAELDQAMAEAADLKDKWLRLNADFDNFRKRTARERLDLIQFAAENALKNVLPVLDDMERAIANNVRTEDLAVVKEGFHLIQNKLLHILGSQGVKPMSEVKGQPFDVDRHEAITKAPAPSPELKGRVLDVVENGYTLHDKVIRYAKVVVGE, from the coding sequence ATGCGCCGCATCTTCGGAAAAGCCCGGAAACCCATGACGGACCGCCCTCAAGCCGCCGCCGAGGCAGAACATCCTGCCAAACCGACCACACACGCACTGCCCGCCGATGCGGCCGATGAGGCGCGCAAGGATGCGTTGACCGCTGCATCGGAAGCCGCCGCCGAGCATGTGATGCACGATGCGGAGGCCGACGGCCGCGAGGACATCAACACCCTCCAGGCCGAACTGGACCAGGCCATGGCCGAAGCGGCCGACCTGAAGGACAAGTGGCTGCGGCTCAATGCCGACTTCGACAACTTCCGCAAGCGCACGGCCCGTGAACGCCTCGACCTGATCCAGTTCGCGGCCGAGAACGCCCTGAAGAACGTGCTTCCCGTGCTGGACGACATGGAGCGCGCCATCGCCAACAACGTACGCACCGAGGACCTGGCCGTGGTGAAAGAGGGCTTCCACCTCATCCAGAACAAGTTGCTGCACATCCTCGGCAGCCAGGGCGTGAAGCCGATGTCCGAGGTGAAGGGCCAGCCGTTCGATGTGGACCGCCACGAGGCCATCACCAAGGCCCCGGCCCCGAGCCCCGAGCTGAAGGGCCGGGTGCTGGATGTGGTGGAGAACGGCTACACCCTGCACGACAAGGTGATCCGCTATGCCAAGGTGGTGGTCGGCGAGTAA
- a CDS encoding TlpA family protein disulfide reductase, translating to MCTWSPGQWGTWSMGFPVPGTVLADHAAPIPYLRPMNLRPATKKLRVLILSAVALLAIYGFTERLDQKAAKGAKVGTNIGDQAPELAYMNVDSTKVLKLSELRGKYVLIDFWASWCGPCRRENPNVVAAYQKYSAAKFKDGKGFEIYSVSLDKSRDAWRRAIEQDKLSWKYHVSDLKYWASEASRLYGVSGIPMSFLVDPNGVIIGKNLRGMALHQELDKYVKSL from the coding sequence ATGTGCACATGGTCACCTGGGCAATGGGGCACCTGGTCCATGGGCTTTCCGGTCCCCGGCACGGTCTTGGCTGACCACGCCGCACCCATCCCCTACCTTCGTCCCATGAACCTCCGCCCCGCGACGAAAAAGCTGCGCGTGCTCATCCTCTCGGCCGTGGCCCTGCTGGCCATCTACGGCTTCACCGAACGCCTGGACCAGAAGGCCGCCAAGGGAGCCAAGGTGGGCACCAACATCGGCGATCAGGCGCCCGAGCTCGCGTACATGAACGTGGACAGCACCAAGGTCCTCAAGCTCTCGGAGCTGCGCGGCAAATACGTCCTCATCGACTTCTGGGCCAGCTGGTGCGGCCCGTGCCGTCGCGAGAACCCCAACGTGGTGGCGGCCTATCAGAAATACAGCGCGGCCAAGTTCAAGGACGGAAAGGGCTTCGAGATCTACAGCGTGAGCCTGGACAAGAGCCGAGATGCCTGGCGCCGTGCCATCGAACAGGACAAGCTCAGCTGGAAGTACCACGTCAGCGACCTGAAGTACTGGGCCTCTGAAGCCTCCCGTCTCTACGGGGTCTCCGGCATCCCCATGAGCTTCCTGGTGGACCCCAACGGGGTGATCATCGGCAAGAACCTGCGGGGCATGGCCCTGCATCAGGAGCTGGACAAGTACGTCAAAAGCCTTTGA
- the murA gene encoding UDP-N-acetylglucosamine 1-carboxyvinyltransferase: protein MGSFRIEGGRRLKGDLVPQGAKNEALQILCAVLLTSEPVTIHNVPDIVDVNKLIDLLRAMGVEVVGLGPGSYRFTAKTVNLEFFLDPEYKRMGGSLRGSVMVAGPALARFGRGYIPSPGGDKIGRRRMDTHFIGFERLGAEIKYDAKEGFYRAEARQLKGCYMLLDEASVTGTANIIMAAVLAEGRTTIFNAACEPYIQQLCNMLVRMGARIGGIGSNLLHIDGVKELGGTEHRMLPDMIEIGSFIGLAAMTRSEITIKDTGYDHLGLIPDVFRRLGIAVVRNGDDIHVPAQEHYTITKFIDGSQMIVADAPWPGFTPDLLSIVLVTAIQAKGSVLIHQKMFESRLFFVDKLIEMGAQITLCDPHRALVIGHDFGMSLRGIRMTSPDIRAGVSLLIAALSADGVSTIDNIEQIRRGYQDIEGRLNAIGARIEVV, encoded by the coding sequence ATGGGAAGTTTCCGCATTGAAGGGGGGCGCCGCCTGAAGGGCGACCTGGTGCCGCAGGGCGCCAAGAACGAAGCCCTCCAGATCCTCTGCGCCGTGCTGCTCACCAGCGAGCCGGTCACCATCCACAACGTGCCCGACATCGTGGACGTGAACAAGCTCATCGACCTGCTGCGCGCCATGGGCGTCGAGGTGGTGGGCCTGGGCCCCGGTTCCTACCGCTTCACCGCGAAGACCGTGAACCTCGAGTTCTTCCTGGACCCCGAGTACAAGCGCATGGGCGGCAGCCTGCGCGGCAGTGTGATGGTGGCGGGCCCGGCCCTGGCGCGCTTCGGCCGTGGCTACATCCCCAGCCCCGGTGGCGACAAGATCGGCCGCCGCCGCATGGACACCCACTTCATCGGCTTCGAGCGCCTCGGCGCCGAGATCAAGTACGACGCCAAGGAGGGCTTCTACCGCGCGGAAGCCAGGCAGCTCAAGGGCTGCTACATGCTGCTCGACGAGGCCAGCGTCACCGGCACGGCCAACATCATCATGGCCGCCGTGCTCGCCGAGGGGCGCACCACCATCTTCAACGCCGCCTGCGAGCCCTACATCCAGCAGCTGTGCAACATGCTGGTCCGGATGGGCGCGCGGATCGGCGGCATCGGCAGCAACCTGCTCCACATCGATGGCGTGAAGGAGCTCGGCGGGACCGAGCACCGCATGCTGCCCGACATGATCGAGATCGGCTCCTTCATCGGCCTCGCCGCCATGACGCGCAGCGAGATCACCATCAAGGACACGGGCTACGACCACCTGGGCTTGATCCCCGACGTGTTCCGACGGCTCGGCATCGCCGTGGTGCGCAATGGCGACGACATCCATGTGCCGGCGCAGGAGCATTACACCATCACCAAGTTCATCGATGGCAGCCAGATGATCGTGGCGGACGCGCCCTGGCCCGGCTTCACACCCGACCTGCTCAGCATCGTGCTCGTCACCGCCATCCAGGCCAAGGGCAGCGTGCTCATCCACCAGAAGATGTTCGAGAGCCGCCTGTTCTTCGTGGACAAGCTGATCGAGATGGGCGCGCAGATCACCCTGTGCGACCCGCACCGCGCGCTGGTGATCGGCCATGACTTCGGCATGTCGTTGCGCGGCATCCGCATGACCAGCCCCGACATCCGTGCAGGCGTGTCGCTACTGATCGCCGCACTGAGCGCCGATGGCGTAAGCACCATCGACAACATCGAGCAGATCCGCCGCGGCTACCAGGACATTGAGGGCCGCCTGAACGCCATCGGGGCGCGGATCGAAGTGGTGTGA
- a CDS encoding DUF4290 domain-containing protein, with translation MNAVAYDYNTRRPRLIIPEYGRHVQRMVEHCMAVDDRAERTRLAKAIIQVIGRLNPQLRNSENADRTLWDHLYIMSEFKLEVDGPFPKPSPEELETKPERVPYPQTPIRFGHYGKLVERMIEQCAALEAGEKRDAYAHLIANLMKRQFLTWNRDTVPDGVILKDLNDLSKGRVKLKEDQQLASTDALLQAQRSGPRNEAEVRKRGKKRHRNRNKKGGRY, from the coding sequence ATGAACGCCGTCGCCTACGACTACAACACGCGCCGTCCGCGCCTGATCATCCCCGAATACGGCCGCCATGTGCAACGCATGGTGGAGCACTGCATGGCCGTGGATGATCGAGCTGAACGCACCCGACTGGCCAAGGCCATCATCCAGGTGATCGGCCGCCTGAACCCGCAGCTGCGCAACAGCGAGAACGCCGACCGTACCCTTTGGGACCACCTGTACATCATGAGCGAGTTCAAGCTTGAGGTGGACGGCCCCTTCCCCAAGCCATCGCCGGAGGAGCTGGAGACGAAACCGGAGCGCGTACCCTACCCGCAGACACCGATCCGCTTCGGCCACTACGGCAAGCTCGTGGAGCGCATGATCGAGCAATGCGCCGCCCTCGAGGCCGGCGAGAAGCGCGATGCCTACGCCCACCTCATCGCCAACCTGATGAAGCGCCAGTTCCTGACCTGGAACCGGGACACGGTGCCCGATGGGGTGATCCTGAAGGACCTGAACGACCTGAGCAAGGGCCGGGTGAAGCTCAAGGAGGACCAGCAGCTCGCCAGCACCGACGCGCTGCTGCAGGCCCAGCGCAGTGGCCCGCGCAACGAGGCCGAGGTGCGCAAGCGCGGGAAGAAGCGCCACCGCAACCGCAACAAGAAGGGCGGGCGCTACTAG
- a CDS encoding UvrD-helicase domain-containing protein, producing the protein MRLPSRTCRAGAPARTPKPVQYEHLKGLNEAQHAAVVHTDGPNLVIAGAGSGKTRVLTVRIAHLLAVKGIDAFRVLALTFTNKAAREMKERIAHVVGRSEAANLWMGTFHSVFARILRTEADKLGYPKDFTIYDTDDSRSLIKTILKEWQLDDKLYKPNQVHGRISIAKNNLIGPLEYLNNAELMAADAAALRPRLGELYKAYAERCFRAGAMDFDDLLFNTNLLFRDHPDAMLKYQQRFQYILVDEYQDTNLAQYNIVRTLAARHENLTVVGDDSQSIYAFRGANIQNILNFRKDYPDHVLFKLEQNYRSTKVIVGAANSVIDKNRDQIRKTVWTDNPEGERILVHRAMSDNEEGTFVAHSIFEMRMQRQVANKEFAILYRTNAQSRSMEEALRKLNIPYRIHGGLSFYQRKEIKDLLAYFRLTCNPNDEEALKRIINYPARGIGQTTVEKLMVAAGERSISVWDLLNAHLGELDVHDGMRKRLAEFVLMVRSFRTMLEDQSAHALGEYIARTTGLLSDLFADKTPEGVSRYENIQELLAGMKAFSDAQEGTDAPRTLSDFLIDVALLTDADNEDPNDTDRVSLMTIHSAKGLEFSYVHIVGLEEELFPNQMSVTTRADLEEERRLFYVALTRARIRATLSYAMSRYKWGQLTAGEPSRFIDEIDPKYLELPTANTRSGPGFSERRSITPPWASRAGAFDRPASEAGARPVPGRERSAPSARPAPSGPPPPAAPPRKSLKRITDGGAPLEATTSLGGPSPDLAEGMTVEHERFGRGKVLKIEGRAPDLKATVFFPSAGQKQLLLRFAKLRVVEG; encoded by the coding sequence ATGCGCCTACCTTCGCGGACGTGCCGTGCGGGTGCACCGGCGCGCACGCCCAAGCCCGTGCAGTACGAACACCTCAAGGGCCTCAATGAGGCGCAGCATGCCGCGGTGGTGCACACCGACGGCCCCAACCTCGTGATCGCCGGCGCCGGTTCGGGCAAGACCCGTGTGCTCACCGTCCGCATCGCCCACCTGCTCGCCGTGAAGGGCATCGATGCCTTCCGGGTGCTCGCCCTCACCTTCACCAACAAGGCGGCCCGCGAGATGAAGGAGCGCATCGCCCATGTGGTGGGCCGGAGCGAGGCCGCCAACCTGTGGATGGGCACCTTCCACAGCGTCTTCGCCCGCATCCTTCGCACCGAGGCCGACAAGCTCGGGTACCCCAAGGACTTCACCATCTACGACACCGACGACAGCCGCTCGCTGATCAAGACCATCCTCAAGGAGTGGCAGCTGGACGACAAGCTGTACAAGCCCAATCAGGTGCACGGCCGCATCAGCATCGCCAAGAACAACCTCATCGGCCCACTGGAGTACCTGAACAACGCCGAGCTGATGGCCGCCGATGCCGCCGCGCTGCGGCCCAGGCTCGGTGAGCTCTACAAGGCCTACGCCGAACGTTGCTTCCGCGCCGGTGCCATGGACTTCGACGACCTCCTGTTCAACACCAACCTGCTCTTCCGCGACCACCCGGACGCCATGCTGAAGTACCAGCAGCGGTTCCAATACATCCTGGTGGACGAGTACCAGGACACGAACCTCGCCCAGTACAATATCGTGCGCACCCTCGCCGCGCGGCACGAGAACCTCACAGTGGTGGGCGACGACAGCCAGAGCATCTATGCCTTTCGCGGGGCCAACATCCAGAACATCCTCAACTTCCGGAAGGACTACCCCGACCATGTGCTCTTCAAGCTCGAACAGAACTACCGGAGCACCAAGGTCATCGTCGGCGCCGCCAACTCGGTGATCGACAAGAACCGAGACCAGATCCGCAAGACGGTCTGGACGGACAACCCGGAGGGTGAGCGCATCCTCGTACACCGGGCCATGAGCGACAACGAAGAGGGGACCTTCGTGGCGCACAGCATCTTCGAAATGCGGATGCAGCGCCAGGTGGCCAACAAGGAATTCGCGATCCTGTACCGCACCAACGCGCAGAGCCGCAGCATGGAGGAAGCCCTGCGCAAGCTCAACATCCCCTACCGCATCCACGGCGGCCTCAGCTTCTACCAGCGCAAGGAGATCAAGGACCTGCTGGCCTACTTCCGCCTCACCTGCAACCCCAACGATGAGGAGGCGCTCAAGCGCATCATCAACTACCCCGCCCGCGGCATCGGGCAGACCACCGTGGAGAAGCTGATGGTGGCCGCCGGCGAACGCTCCATCAGCGTGTGGGACCTGCTGAACGCCCACCTCGGCGAGCTCGATGTGCACGACGGCATGCGCAAGCGCCTGGCGGAGTTCGTGCTGATGGTGCGCAGCTTCCGCACCATGCTCGAGGACCAGAGCGCGCATGCGCTCGGGGAGTACATCGCCCGCACCACCGGCCTCCTCAGCGACCTCTTCGCCGACAAGACGCCCGAGGGCGTGAGCCGCTACGAGAACATCCAGGAACTGCTGGCCGGCATGAAGGCCTTCAGCGATGCACAGGAGGGCACCGACGCCCCCCGCACCCTGTCCGACTTCCTCATCGACGTGGCGCTGCTGACCGATGCGGACAACGAGGATCCGAACGACACGGACCGGGTGAGCCTCATGACCATCCACAGTGCCAAGGGCCTGGAGTTCTCTTATGTGCACATCGTAGGCCTGGAGGAGGAGCTGTTCCCCAACCAGATGAGCGTGACCACCCGTGCCGACCTGGAGGAGGAGCGCCGGCTTTTCTACGTGGCCCTCACCCGGGCTCGTATCCGCGCCACCTTGAGCTACGCCATGAGCCGCTACAAATGGGGGCAGCTCACCGCCGGCGAGCCGAGCCGCTTCATCGATGAGATCGATCCGAAGTACCTCGAACTGCCCACGGCGAACACCCGCTCCGGACCAGGCTTCAGCGAGCGCCGGTCCATCACCCCGCCCTGGGCCAGCCGCGCCGGAGCCTTCGACCGGCCCGCCTCAGAGGCGGGCGCCCGGCCTGTGCCCGGTCGCGAGCGGTCGGCCCCGTCGGCCCGGCCGGCGCCATCCGGCCCACCGCCCCCGGCCGCACCGCCGCGCAAGAGCCTCAAACGCATCACCGATGGCGGTGCCCCGCTGGAGGCCACCACCAGCCTGGGCGGTCCATCACCCGACCTCGCCGAGGGCATGACCGTGGAGCACGAACGCTTCGGCCGCGGCAAGGTGCTCAAGATCGAGGGGCGCGCACCGGACCTGAAGGCCACGGTGTTCTTCCCCAGTGCCGGGCAGAAACAACTGCTGCTGCGCTTCGCGAAGCTCCGGGTGGTGGAAGGATGA